From a single Serratia surfactantfaciens genomic region:
- the truA gene encoding tRNA pseudouridine(38-40) synthase TruA, with the protein MSEVVSSAQPTLKIALGIEYDGSRYYGWQRQQEVASVQERLEQALSKVADAPINVLCAGRTDAGVHATGQVVHFETTARRKDAAWTMGVNTHLPPDIAVRWVSPVADDFHARFSATARRYRYIIFNHRYRPAVLQQGVTHFYHPLDADRMHRAAQALLGENDFTSFRAVQCQSRTPWRFVKHVKVTRYGEYIVVDIKANAFVHHMVRNIVGSLMEIGCGNQDENWMAELLALKDRNLAAATARAEGLYLVSVDYPDHFGIPRPPMGPLFLPDD; encoded by the coding sequence ATGTCTGAGGTGGTCTCGTCCGCTCAGCCGACGCTGAAGATCGCGCTGGGCATCGAATATGACGGCAGCCGTTATTACGGCTGGCAGCGGCAGCAAGAAGTGGCCAGCGTGCAGGAGCGGCTGGAGCAGGCGTTGAGCAAGGTGGCGGATGCGCCGATCAACGTGCTGTGCGCCGGGCGCACCGACGCCGGCGTGCACGCCACCGGGCAGGTGGTGCATTTCGAAACTACCGCGCGCCGCAAGGACGCCGCCTGGACGATGGGGGTGAACACCCATCTGCCGCCGGACATCGCGGTGCGCTGGGTGAGCCCGGTCGCCGACGATTTTCACGCGCGTTTCAGCGCCACCGCGCGCCGTTACCGCTATATTATTTTCAACCATCGCTACCGGCCGGCGGTGCTGCAGCAGGGGGTGACGCATTTTTATCACCCGCTGGACGCCGATCGCATGCACCGGGCGGCGCAGGCGCTGCTGGGCGAGAACGATTTCACCTCGTTCCGTGCGGTGCAATGCCAGTCGCGTACCCCGTGGCGCTTCGTAAAACACGTTAAGGTTACGCGCTACGGCGAATATATTGTGGTAGATATCAAGGCGAATGCCTTTGTGCATCACATGGTTCGCAATATCGTCGGCAGCCTGATGGAGATCGGCTGCGGCAATCAGGATGAGAACTGGATGGCCGAATTGCTGGCGCTGAAGGATCGCAATCTGGCGGCGGCGACGGCACGAGCCGAGGGACTGTATCTGGTTTCCGTGGACTATCCCGACCACTTTGGCATACCGCGGCCGCCGATGGGGCCGCTGTTTTTACCCGACGATTAA
- a CDS encoding histidine ABC transporter permease HisQ: protein MLQGYSQLILEGALVTLELALSSVVLAVVIGLIGAGGKLSHNPFISGLFGAYTTLIRGVPDLVLMLLIFYGLQIALNNITTLLGFAQIDIDPLGAGIITLGFIYGAYFTETFRGAYLAVPKGQIEAATAYGFSGAQIFRRILFPAMMRFALPGIGNNWQVILKATALVSILGLNDVVKATQLAGKGTYQPFFFAIVAGVVYLVFTTVSNGVLLWLERRYSLGVKRAEL, encoded by the coding sequence ATGCTGCAAGGCTATTCCCAACTGATTTTAGAGGGGGCTCTGGTGACGCTGGAGCTGGCCCTCAGTTCCGTAGTGCTGGCGGTGGTGATCGGTCTGATCGGCGCCGGCGGCAAATTGTCTCATAACCCCTTTATCTCCGGTTTGTTCGGCGCTTATACCACGCTGATCCGCGGCGTGCCCGATCTGGTGCTGATGCTGCTGATCTTTTACGGTCTGCAAATCGCGCTGAACAATATCACCACGCTGCTGGGCTTCGCGCAGATCGATATCGATCCGCTCGGTGCCGGCATCATAACTCTCGGCTTTATCTACGGCGCTTATTTTACCGAGACCTTCCGCGGCGCCTATCTGGCGGTGCCGAAAGGGCAGATCGAAGCGGCGACGGCCTACGGCTTCAGCGGCGCGCAGATCTTTCGGCGCATTCTGTTCCCGGCGATGATGCGTTTCGCCTTACCGGGCATCGGCAACAACTGGCAGGTGATCCTGAAGGCGACGGCGTTGGTGTCGATCCTTGGCCTGAACGACGTCGTGAAAGCCACGCAGCTGGCGGGGAAAGGCACCTATCAGCCGTTCTTCTTCGCCATCGTGGCCGGCGTGGTGTACCTGGTTTTCACTACCGTTTCCAACGGCGTGCTGCTGTGGCTTGAACGGCGTTACTCACTGGGCGTCAAGAGGGCCGAACTATGA
- the hisP gene encoding histidine ABC transporter ATP-binding protein HisP — translation MSENKLAVTELHKRYGDHEVLKGVSLAANAGDVISIIGSSGSGKSTFLRCINFLEKPSEGSISLNNQDIRMVRDKDGQLKVFDKKQLQLLRTRLTMVFQHFNLWSHMTVLENVMEAPVQVLGLSKAEAHDRAVRYLDKVGIDERARGKYPVHLSGGQQQRVSIARALAMEPEVLLFDEPTSALDPELVGEVLRIMQKLAEEGKTMVVVTHEMEFARHVSNHVIFLHKGLIEEQGPPAELFGNPKSPRLQQFLSGALK, via the coding sequence ATGTCTGAGAATAAATTAGCCGTCACGGAACTGCACAAACGCTATGGCGATCACGAAGTGCTGAAGGGCGTTTCGCTGGCGGCCAACGCCGGGGATGTGATCAGCATCATCGGCTCCTCCGGCTCCGGCAAAAGCACCTTTCTGCGCTGCATTAACTTCCTTGAAAAGCCGAGCGAAGGCTCGATCAGCCTGAACAACCAGGACATTCGCATGGTGCGCGACAAGGACGGCCAGCTGAAGGTGTTCGACAAGAAGCAGCTGCAGCTGCTGCGCACCCGCCTGACCATGGTGTTCCAGCACTTTAACCTGTGGAGTCACATGACGGTGCTTGAGAACGTGATGGAGGCGCCGGTGCAGGTGCTGGGGCTGAGCAAGGCCGAAGCGCACGATCGTGCGGTGCGCTACCTGGACAAAGTGGGCATCGATGAGCGGGCGCGCGGCAAATACCCGGTACACCTGTCGGGCGGTCAGCAGCAGCGCGTCTCTATCGCCCGCGCCTTGGCGATGGAGCCGGAAGTGCTGCTGTTTGACGAGCCGACCTCGGCGCTGGATCCCGAACTGGTGGGCGAGGTGCTGCGCATCATGCAGAAGCTGGCGGAGGAGGGGAAAACCATGGTGGTGGTGACGCACGAAATGGAGTTTGCGCGCCACGTCTCCAACCACGTGATCTTTCTGCACAAAGGGTTGATTGAAGAGCAGGGGCCGCCGGCCGAGCTGTTCGGCAACCCCAAAAGCCCGCGCCTGCAGCAGTTCCTGTCCGGCGCGTTGAAGTAA
- the cvpA gene encoding colicin V production protein — translation MVWIDYVIIAVIGFSALVSLIRGFVREALSLVTWGCAFFVASHFYSYLAVYFTRFEDELVRNGIAIAILFIATLIVGAIVNYVISSLVEKTGLSGTDRVLGICFGALRGVLIVAAILFFLDTFTGFSQSADWKQSQLIPQFSYVIRWFFDYLQSTSSFLPTQLPGR, via the coding sequence ATGGTCTGGATTGATTACGTCATTATAGCGGTGATTGGATTTTCGGCTCTGGTGAGCCTGATCCGAGGGTTTGTTCGCGAAGCATTGTCACTTGTGACATGGGGATGTGCGTTTTTTGTTGCCAGCCATTTCTACTCTTACCTTGCGGTCTATTTCACTCGTTTTGAAGATGAACTGGTGCGAAACGGCATCGCGATCGCGATTTTGTTCATCGCGACCTTGATCGTAGGGGCTATTGTTAACTATGTGATTAGCTCACTGGTAGAGAAAACCGGGTTGTCGGGCACCGACCGCGTGTTGGGCATCTGCTTCGGCGCGCTGCGCGGAGTGTTGATCGTCGCGGCGATCCTGTTCTTCCTGGATACCTTTACCGGCTTCTCACAAAGTGCCGACTGGAAACAGTCGCAGCTCATTCCCCAGTTCAGTTACGTCATCAGGTGGTTCTTTGACTACCTGCAGAGCACGTCGAGTTTCTTGCCGACCCAATTGCCGGGGCGGTAG
- a CDS encoding DedA family protein, whose protein sequence is MDIIKFIIDFILHIDVHLAELVAQYGMWVYAILFLILFCETGLVVTPFLPGDSLLFVAGALAALPTNDLNVHTMVALMVVAAILGDAVNYTIGRLFGEKLFSNPNSKIFRRSYLDKTHQFYEKHGGKTIILARFVPIVRTFAPFVAGMGHMSYRHFAAYNVIGALVWVLLFTYAGYLFGDLPVVQENLKLLIVGIIIVSILPGVIEIWRHKRAAARQQKQ, encoded by the coding sequence ATGGATATCATCAAGTTTATTATTGATTTCATTCTGCATATTGATGTGCATCTGGCCGAACTGGTCGCACAATACGGCATGTGGGTCTACGCTATTCTGTTCCTGATCCTGTTTTGCGAAACCGGTCTGGTGGTGACGCCGTTCCTGCCGGGGGATTCTTTACTGTTCGTCGCCGGCGCGCTGGCGGCGTTGCCGACCAACGATCTGAACGTGCACACCATGGTGGCGTTGATGGTGGTGGCGGCGATCCTCGGCGATGCGGTGAACTATACGATCGGGCGGCTGTTCGGCGAGAAGCTGTTCAGCAATCCGAATTCGAAAATCTTCCGCCGCAGCTATCTGGACAAGACGCATCAGTTCTATGAGAAGCACGGCGGGAAAACGATTATTCTGGCGCGATTCGTGCCGATCGTGCGCACTTTTGCGCCGTTCGTCGCCGGTATGGGGCATATGTCCTATCGCCACTTCGCCGCCTACAATGTGATTGGCGCACTGGTTTGGGTGCTGCTCTTCACTTATGCTGGCTACCTGTTCGGCGATCTGCCGGTGGTGCAGGAGAACCTGAAACTGCTGATCGTCGGGATCATCATCGTTTCGATTCTGCCGGGCGTGATTGAAATTTGGCGCCACAAGCGCGCGGCCGCCCGCCAGCAAAAACAGTAA
- the dedD gene encoding cell division protein DedD yields the protein MASKFQNRLVGTVILVALGVIILPGLLDGKKKHYEDEFAAIPLVPKPGDVEENDVLPPVTQPLPAQPPEGAGALVEQQAANEAAAQQAARQNAQQPTLVAPPPVETRPQPAPQPKPKPVETKPVEVKPKPAPQPKPVEVKPVPKPEPKPEPKPEPTPQPKPAEEKAPAGQAYVVQLGALKNAAKANEIVASLRLSGYRAFTVPSTPVQGQITRIYVGPDASKQKLQAALPSLNSISGLSGQVKPYGR from the coding sequence GTGGCGAGTAAATTTCAGAACCGACTGGTCGGAACCGTGATTCTGGTGGCGCTGGGGGTAATCATCCTGCCAGGGTTGCTGGACGGCAAGAAGAAGCATTACGAGGACGAATTCGCGGCCATTCCTTTGGTGCCGAAGCCGGGCGACGTCGAAGAGAACGACGTGCTGCCGCCGGTGACGCAGCCGTTGCCGGCGCAGCCGCCGGAAGGGGCGGGCGCGTTGGTCGAGCAGCAGGCGGCCAACGAAGCGGCGGCGCAACAGGCGGCGCGGCAGAATGCTCAGCAACCGACGCTGGTGGCGCCACCGCCGGTCGAGACGCGTCCTCAGCCGGCGCCGCAGCCTAAGCCGAAACCGGTAGAAACCAAACCGGTGGAAGTGAAACCGAAACCGGCGCCGCAGCCGAAGCCGGTGGAAGTGAAGCCGGTACCGAAACCGGAGCCTAAGCCGGAGCCGAAACCTGAACCGACGCCGCAGCCGAAACCGGCGGAAGAAAAAGCGCCGGCCGGGCAAGCCTATGTCGTGCAGCTCGGCGCGTTGAAAAACGCCGCCAAGGCGAACGAGATTGTCGCCTCGCTGCGCCTTTCGGGCTATCGCGCCTTTACCGTGCCGTCGACGCCGGTGCAGGGGCAGATCACCCGTATCTACGTCGGGCCAGATGCCTCTAAGCAGAAGCTGCAGGCGGCGCTGCCGTCGCTGAATTCGATCAGCGGGCTGAGCGGGCAGGTGAAGCCGTACGGCCGTTAA
- a CDS encoding ABC transporter permease, whose translation MIDILQQYWQSLLWSDGYRFTGVAVTLWLLIASVVMGGLLAIPMAVARVSPIRWVRFPVWLYTYVFRGTPLYVQLLVFYSGMYSLEIVRGSEFLNAFFRSGLNCTILALTLNTCAYTTEIFAGAIRSVPHGEIEAANAYGFSRFKMYRCIILPSALRTALPAYSNEVILMLHSTALAFTATVPDLLKIARDINAATYQPFYAFGIAAVLYLIISYVLISLFRKAEKRWMAHVSH comes from the coding sequence ATGATCGATATCCTGCAACAGTACTGGCAGTCGCTGCTGTGGAGCGACGGCTACCGCTTTACCGGCGTGGCGGTCACGCTGTGGTTGCTGATCGCTTCGGTGGTGATGGGCGGGCTGCTGGCGATCCCGATGGCGGTGGCGCGCGTGTCTCCCATTCGCTGGGTGCGTTTTCCGGTGTGGCTCTATACCTACGTGTTTCGCGGCACGCCGCTGTACGTGCAGCTGCTGGTGTTCTACTCCGGTATGTACAGCCTTGAGATCGTGCGCGGCAGCGAGTTTCTCAATGCGTTTTTCCGCAGCGGGCTCAATTGCACCATTCTGGCGCTGACGCTCAATACCTGCGCCTATACCACCGAGATCTTCGCCGGGGCGATCCGCTCGGTGCCGCATGGTGAAATTGAGGCCGCCAACGCCTACGGTTTCTCGCGCTTCAAAATGTATCGCTGCATCATCTTGCCTTCGGCGCTGCGCACCGCGTTGCCGGCCTACAGCAACGAAGTGATCCTGATGCTGCACTCCACCGCGCTGGCGTTTACCGCCACCGTGCCGGATCTGCTGAAGATCGCGCGCGACATCAACGCCGCGACCTATCAGCCGTTTTACGCTTTCGGCATTGCGGCGGTGTTGTACCTGATCATCTCCTACGTGTTAATCAGCCTGTTCCGCAAAGCTGAAAAACGCTGGATGGCCCACGTTAGTCACTGA
- a CDS encoding UbiX family flavin prenyltransferase yields the protein MKRLIIGISGASGAIYGVRLLQVLRDVAEVETHLVMSNAARQTLALETPYSLREVQALADVVHDARDIAAGISSGSFKTLGMAILPCSIKTLSGIVNSYSDGLLTRAADVVLKERRRLVLCVRETPLHLGHLRLMTQAAEMGAVIMPPVPAFYHQPKSVEDIIDQTVNRVIDQFDIELPTDLFTRWQGAN from the coding sequence ATGAAACGACTCATCATCGGCATTTCCGGTGCCAGCGGCGCGATCTACGGCGTGCGCCTGTTACAGGTTTTGCGCGACGTCGCAGAGGTGGAAACCCATCTGGTGATGAGCAACGCGGCAAGGCAGACGCTGGCGCTGGAAACGCCGTACAGCCTGCGTGAAGTGCAGGCGTTGGCCGATGTGGTGCATGATGCGCGCGATATCGCCGCCGGCATCTCCTCCGGCTCCTTCAAAACCCTGGGCATGGCCATCCTGCCTTGCTCGATCAAAACGCTGTCCGGCATCGTCAACAGCTACAGCGACGGGCTGCTGACCCGCGCCGCCGACGTGGTGCTCAAAGAGCGCCGCCGTTTGGTCTTGTGCGTGCGCGAAACGCCGCTGCATCTGGGGCACCTGCGGTTGATGACCCAGGCGGCGGAGATGGGCGCGGTGATCATGCCGCCGGTGCCGGCGTTTTACCACCAGCCGAAAAGCGTGGAAGACATCATCGATCAGACCGTCAATCGGGTGATCGACCAGTTTGATATCGAACTGCCGACCGATCTGTTCACCCGCTGGCAGGGTGCTAATTAA
- the hisJ gene encoding histidine ABC transporter substrate-binding protein HisJ — translation MKKRVLILPLVLALSAASSAFAAIPSTLKIGTDPTYAPFESKNAKGELVGFDIDLAKELCKRINTQCTFVESDFDALIPSLKAKKIDAIISSLSITEKRQQEIAFTDKLYAANARLIAPKGSKLLPTAEALKGKSVGVLQGTTQEAYANAMWQPKGVTVVPYQNQDLAYADLASGRIDAAFQDEVAGSDGFLKQPPGKDYAFAGESVKDDKFFGVGTGMGLRKTDTELKAALDKAFAEMRKDGTYDKYAKKYFDFDVYGG, via the coding sequence ATGAAAAAGCGGGTTTTGATTCTGCCGTTAGTTCTGGCTTTGAGCGCCGCCAGCAGCGCCTTTGCCGCCATTCCTTCAACGCTGAAGATTGGCACCGATCCGACTTACGCACCGTTTGAATCCAAAAACGCCAAAGGCGAATTAGTCGGCTTTGACATCGATTTGGCCAAAGAGCTGTGCAAACGCATCAATACCCAATGTACCTTCGTGGAGAGCGACTTTGACGCGCTGATCCCATCCCTCAAGGCGAAGAAGATCGACGCCATCATCTCTTCGCTGTCCATCACTGAAAAACGCCAGCAGGAAATCGCCTTTACCGACAAGCTGTATGCCGCCAACGCGCGTCTGATCGCGCCGAAAGGGTCCAAACTGTTGCCGACCGCTGAAGCGCTGAAAGGCAAGAGCGTGGGCGTGCTGCAGGGCACCACCCAGGAAGCCTACGCCAACGCCATGTGGCAGCCGAAGGGCGTCACCGTGGTGCCTTACCAGAACCAGGATCTGGCCTATGCCGACCTGGCCTCCGGCCGCATTGACGCCGCCTTCCAGGATGAAGTGGCAGGCAGCGACGGCTTCCTGAAACAGCCGCCGGGCAAAGACTATGCCTTTGCCGGTGAATCGGTGAAAGATGACAAGTTCTTCGGCGTCGGCACCGGCATGGGGCTGCGCAAGACCGATACCGAGCTGAAAGCGGCGCTGGACAAAGCCTTCGCCGAGATGCGTAAAGACGGCACCTACGATAAATACGCGAAAAAGTACTTCGACTTTGACGTCTACGGCGGGTAA
- the accD gene encoding acetyl-CoA carboxylase, carboxyltransferase subunit beta, whose translation MSWIERILNKSNITQTRKASIPEGVWTKCDSCGQVLYRAELERNLEVCPKCDHHMRMGARARLHTLLDEGSEVELGSDLEPKDVLKFKDSKRYKDRLVAAQKATGEKDALVVMKGTLYGMPIVAASFEFAFIGGSMSSVVGARFVRAVEQALEDNCPLVCFSASGGARMQEALMSLMQMAKTSAALAKMQERGLPYISVLTDPTMGGVSASLAMLGDINIAEPKALIGFAGPRVIEQTVREKLPPGFQRSEFLIEKGAIDMIVRRPEMRQTLASILSKLTNQPQPHFDEAAPVIEPEQQADA comes from the coding sequence ATGAGCTGGATTGAACGAATTCTTAACAAGAGCAATATCACACAAACCCGTAAGGCGAGCATTCCTGAAGGGGTCTGGACCAAATGCGACAGCTGCGGCCAGGTTCTCTACCGCGCCGAGCTGGAGCGTAATCTGGAAGTGTGTCCGAAGTGCGACCACCACATGCGTATGGGCGCGCGCGCGCGTTTGCATACCCTGCTGGACGAAGGCAGCGAAGTGGAGCTGGGCAGCGATCTGGAGCCGAAAGACGTTCTGAAATTCAAGGATTCCAAACGCTATAAAGATCGCCTGGTCGCCGCACAGAAAGCGACCGGCGAGAAAGACGCGCTGGTGGTGATGAAGGGCACGCTGTACGGCATGCCGATCGTCGCAGCGTCCTTCGAGTTCGCCTTTATCGGCGGTTCGATGTCTTCCGTGGTCGGCGCACGTTTCGTGCGCGCGGTTGAGCAGGCGCTGGAGGACAACTGTCCGCTGGTGTGCTTCTCCGCCAGCGGCGGCGCGCGTATGCAGGAAGCGCTGATGTCGCTGATGCAGATGGCGAAAACCAGCGCGGCGTTGGCCAAAATGCAGGAGCGCGGCTTGCCGTACATCTCCGTGCTGACCGACCCGACCATGGGCGGCGTTTCCGCCAGTCTGGCGATGCTGGGCGATATCAACATCGCCGAACCGAAAGCGCTGATCGGCTTCGCCGGCCCGCGCGTGATCGAGCAGACCGTGCGCGAGAAACTGCCGCCGGGCTTCCAGCGCAGCGAATTCCTGATCGAAAAAGGCGCGATCGACATGATCGTTCGCCGTCCGGAAATGCGCCAAACGTTGGCGAGCATTCTGTCGAAGCTGACTAACCAGCCGCAGCCGCATTTCGATGAGGCCGCGCCGGTGATTGAACCGGAGCAGCAGGCCGACGCCTGA
- the purF gene encoding amidophosphoribosyltransferase, which translates to MCGIVGIAGFMPVNQSIYDALTVLQHRGQDAAGIVTIDAHNGFRLRKANGLVKDVFEARHMQRLQGNMGIGHVRYPTAGSSSASEAQPFYVNSPFGITLAHNGNLTNAHELRQKLFESGRRHVNTTSDSEILLNVLASELDRFPHYPLEADNIFTAVAAMHQQLRGAYACVAMIIGHGLLAFRDPNGIRPLVIGKRTLEDGRSEYMVASESVALDTLGFEFLRDVAPGEAVYITTKGQLFTRQCAENPKTNPCLFEYVYFARPDSFMDKISVYSARVRMGQKLGEKIAREWEDLDIDVVIPIPETSCDIALEIARILEKPYRQGFVKNRYVGRTFIMPGQQARRQSVRRKLNANRAEFRDKNVLLVDDSIVRGTTSEQIVEMAREAGAKRVYLASAAPEVRFPNVYGIDMPSANELIAHGREVDEIRQIIGADGLIFQDLDDLIEAVREENPDITQFECSVFNGIYVTKDVDQSYLEYLESLRSDDAKALRVQTEAENLELHNEG; encoded by the coding sequence ATGTGCGGTATTGTCGGTATCGCCGGTTTCATGCCGGTAAACCAGTCGATTTATGATGCGCTGACGGTGCTCCAGCACCGTGGCCAGGATGCCGCAGGCATCGTCACCATTGACGCCCACAACGGGTTCCGTTTGCGTAAAGCCAACGGCCTGGTGAAGGATGTGTTTGAGGCGCGCCATATGCAACGCTTGCAGGGCAACATGGGCATTGGCCATGTGCGTTACCCGACGGCCGGCAGCTCGAGCGCCTCTGAGGCCCAGCCTTTCTACGTCAACTCGCCGTTCGGCATTACGCTGGCCCATAACGGTAATCTGACCAACGCCCATGAGCTGCGCCAAAAGCTGTTCGAAAGCGGCCGTCGCCATGTCAATACCACCTCCGACTCGGAAATCCTGCTGAACGTGCTGGCCAGCGAGCTGGATCGCTTCCCGCACTATCCGCTGGAGGCCGACAACATCTTTACCGCAGTCGCCGCGATGCATCAGCAACTGCGCGGCGCTTACGCCTGTGTGGCGATGATCATCGGCCACGGCCTGCTGGCGTTCCGCGATCCGAACGGCATTCGCCCGCTGGTGATCGGCAAGCGTACGCTGGAGGATGGCCGCAGCGAGTACATGGTGGCTTCCGAGAGCGTGGCGTTGGATACCCTGGGCTTTGAGTTCCTGCGCGATGTAGCGCCGGGCGAAGCGGTGTACATCACCACCAAAGGCCAGCTGTTCACTCGCCAGTGTGCAGAGAACCCGAAAACCAACCCGTGCCTGTTCGAATACGTCTATTTCGCGCGCCCGGATTCCTTTATGGACAAGATCTCGGTCTACAGCGCCCGCGTGCGCATGGGCCAGAAGCTGGGTGAGAAGATCGCCCGCGAATGGGAAGATCTGGATATCGACGTGGTGATCCCGATCCCGGAAACCTCCTGCGATATCGCACTGGAGATCGCGCGCATTCTCGAGAAGCCATACCGCCAGGGCTTTGTGAAGAACCGCTATGTTGGCCGCACCTTCATCATGCCGGGCCAACAGGCGCGTCGTCAGTCTGTGCGCCGCAAGCTGAACGCCAACCGCGCCGAATTCCGCGACAAGAACGTGCTGCTGGTGGATGACTCCATCGTGCGCGGCACCACCTCGGAGCAGATCGTCGAAATGGCACGCGAAGCGGGCGCCAAGCGCGTCTATCTGGCTTCCGCCGCGCCGGAAGTGCGTTTCCCTAACGTCTACGGCATCGACATGCCGAGCGCCAACGAACTGATCGCCCACGGGCGTGAAGTGGATGAAATCCGCCAGATCATCGGCGCCGACGGGCTGATCTTCCAGGACCTGGACGATCTGATCGAAGCGGTGCGCGAAGAGAACCCGGATATCACCCAGTTCGAATGCTCGGTGTTCAACGGCATCTACGTGACCAAAGACGTCGACCAAAGCTATCTGGAATACCTGGAGTCGCTGCGCAGCGACGACGCCAAGGCGCTGCGGGTGCAAACCGAAGCGGAAAATCTGGAACTGCACAACGAAGGCTAA
- the folC gene encoding bifunctional tetrahydrofolate synthase/dihydrofolate synthase: MQNHQIPQATSPLSSWLYYLERLHSQAIELGLERVQRVAAHLDLLTPAPTVFTVAGTNGKGTTCRTLEAILLAAGLRVGVYSSPHLVRYTERVRIQGEELSEAEHSRSFAAIEAGRGETSLTYFEFGTLSALQLFKQARLDVVILEVGLGGRLDATNIVDPSVAVITSIALDHTDWLGDDRESIGREKAGIFRSGKPAVVGEPDMPDSIRQVAETLGAPLYRRGEAWRFSEQGDRWQWQGGDTLLTDLPTPNVPLANAATALAALNCSPLEIDERAIFTGLQQATLPGRFQIVRREPTLILDVAHNPHAAGYLAGRLASLPREGGKVRAVVGMLSDKDIAGTLACLSEQVDEWYCAPLDGPRGASVEQLAQHLTEPRRFADVETAWRQAMQDADKQDIVIVCGSFHTVAQVMAALDEMRGV; this comes from the coding sequence ATGCAAAACCACCAAATTCCCCAAGCCACGTCGCCATTGAGCTCGTGGCTTTACTATCTGGAACGTCTGCACAGCCAGGCGATCGAACTCGGCCTTGAGCGCGTACAGCGCGTCGCGGCGCATCTGGATTTACTGACTCCCGCTCCTACGGTGTTCACCGTTGCCGGCACCAACGGCAAAGGCACCACCTGTCGCACTCTCGAAGCTATTTTGCTGGCCGCCGGCCTGCGCGTCGGCGTCTACAGTTCGCCACATCTGGTGCGCTATACCGAGCGCGTGCGCATTCAAGGGGAAGAGCTGAGCGAAGCGGAGCACAGCCGCTCGTTCGCTGCCATTGAAGCCGGCCGCGGCGAAACGTCGCTGACCTATTTCGAATTCGGCACCCTGTCGGCGTTGCAGCTGTTCAAACAGGCGCGGCTCGACGTGGTGATCCTGGAAGTGGGCCTGGGCGGGCGTCTCGACGCCACCAACATCGTCGATCCGAGCGTGGCGGTGATCACCAGCATCGCGCTCGATCACACCGATTGGCTGGGCGACGATCGTGAAAGCATCGGCCGTGAAAAGGCCGGTATTTTCCGCAGCGGCAAGCCGGCGGTAGTGGGCGAACCCGACATGCCGGACAGCATTCGCCAGGTCGCCGAAACGCTGGGCGCGCCGCTGTATCGCCGCGGTGAAGCCTGGCGCTTCAGCGAGCAGGGCGATCGCTGGCAGTGGCAGGGCGGCGATACGCTGCTGACCGATCTGCCGACGCCGAACGTGCCGCTGGCCAATGCCGCTACCGCACTGGCGGCGCTGAACTGCTCCCCGCTGGAAATCGACGAACGGGCGATCTTCACCGGGCTGCAGCAGGCGACGCTGCCGGGGCGCTTCCAGATCGTGCGGCGGGAGCCGACGCTGATCCTCGATGTGGCGCACAATCCGCACGCCGCCGGTTATCTGGCCGGGCGCCTGGCCAGCCTGCCGCGCGAAGGCGGCAAGGTGCGCGCGGTGGTGGGCATGCTGTCGGACAAGGACATCGCCGGCACGTTGGCCTGCCTGAGCGAGCAGGTGGATGAATGGTACTGCGCGCCGCTCGACGGGCCGCGCGGTGCCAGCGTCGAACAGCTGGCGCAACATCTGACGGAACCGCGCCGTTTTGCCGATGTCGAAACTGCCTGGCGGCAGGCTATGCAGGATGCTGATAAACAGGATATTGTGATCGTCTGTGGATCGTTCCACACCGTTGCGCAGGTGATGGCGGCGTTAGACGAGATGCGGGGAGTGTGA